One Stratiformator vulcanicus genomic window, GCATCAGCACTCTGAGGCCGGAGCAATCTAAATCGGCGATGGTTTTTTTAGCCATGTCAGAAGTTCCTCAAAGCGTCAGTGGGCCGGTGTCGGCATGCTTGTACTTATTGATCAGTTTGATGAGCGATGTATTTGGTCGCCCGCGGTATCAGGTTGTCTGCGCTAATGTAGCCGTCGCGGTTAGGAACGCAAGGTTCGGTGTTGCGGATGACGGAGACGATCTCGAAGATGTTTGGAAGGAGGTGATTGATGAGTTCCGTTCATTCGACCGATCATGCAGCTTCGCCGGCCGATGCCGAGACGGCGCGTCGACTTGAGCGTGTGTCGTTCCCACTGAAGTCGGGCGACCACCTGACGCAGGAAGAGTTTCACCGCAGGTATGAGGAGACTCCGCCAGGCTTTCGCGCGGAGTTGATCGGGGGGATCGTTTACGTGTCGTCACCAGTATCTGCCAATCACGGAAAGCCGGATAACACGATCTCGACATGGCTCGGCGTCTTCGCCGCCCGGACTGCCGGTGTCGATGCCTACACGAACACGACCGTCATCTTACTCCACGACGGAGAACCGCAGCCGGACGGATGCCTGGTCGTCGAGGGTGGCGGCGCGGAGTTGGTCGAGCAAAAGACCCGTCACGGCCGAAACAAGCTCTATCTGAAAGGGGCTCCCGAACTCGTTGTGGAAGTTGCTATCAGCAGCGCCGACATCGATTCATTTGAAAAGAAAGACGATTACGAGAAGGCGGGCGTGAAGGAATATGTCCTCGTCTTATTGGAAGAGCATGAGGTGCGGTGGTGGCGGAATTCATTGGATGAGGAACAAGAGGAGCGAAGCTTCTCTGAGATCGAGCCTGATGGCGTCGGAATTTATCATTCAATACAGTTCCCGGGATTGTGGTTGAATTCAAAAGCGTTTCTCGATGGAGATGCTGCAGGTGTGCTGGCAACATTGGAACAGGGGTTAAAGGCGAGGAACGACTAGCCGATTTTCTACTTAGCGGCGAGTGGCGATCGACGATTTCAGGTCGCAGTTCGGAAATACATTCATTACAAATTGTGACAGAGCCACCGCTCAAAGGATGCAAGTTATTTAATTCGGAATTCGGCACGATCTTGACAGTGCAGCTCTATAAGTGAGCGGGCACAACTTAGAAGACACGAATCTTGACCGACAAATCAACCGCAAACCGATCTCCTTGAGAAAAAAGTCATGACGCTCGCGCTGACCGTCGCACTGCTGGCTACCGTTTCCGCCGCCGAAGTTGACGGCGAAGCCGTGCAGTGGGAAGAGACCGTTCTCACTTTTAGCGGACCTCGTTGCGCGGAGGGCGGAACGCCGAGTCCGTTCACTGATGTGCGTGCCACGGTCACGTTTTCGCATGAGGAATCTGGTAAGTTGCTCAGCGTTCCCGCTTACTTCGCCGCCGATGGCAACGCGGCCCAGAGCGGCGCAACCGAAGGCTCTAAGTGGCGGGCCCATTTTCGTCCGCACCTATCCGGCCGATGGACGTATCGGATCGACATCCGTGTCGGCAAGGGCGTCGCGATTTCAGACAAACAGATGCCGGGCGAAGCGTTTGGCGAGGGCGACGATGGTGCGAGTGGGAAAATCGACATTGAAGGGGCCGTCTTCACTCAGCCGGTGCCGGGACCGATGATCGCGCCGCGTTATGTCGACGAGCGGTACTTGAAAGACGTCGCGACCGGGCAGTATTGGTTAAAGCTGGGTGCCGGCAGCCCGGAGAATTTTCTCGCCTACGCCGACTTCGATGGGACACGGTCGGTCAAGGGCGAAGTCCGAAGCCGTAAGAATGATCACAAACGAACGGTCGGCTTTCTTCATCGATACGAGCCACATATTAAAGACTGGAACGACGGTGACCTTGTCTGGCACACTTCCAAGGGAAAGGGAATCATTGGCGCCATCAATTATCTCTCGTCTCGGGGCGTTAATAGCATCTATATGCTGACAATGAACGTCATCGGAGACGGACAGGATGTGTGGCCGTGGACCGGTCCTGAAGAGCGTGATCGGTACGACGTCTCGAAGCTTGCTCAATGGGAGATCGTCTTCGACCATATGGACCGTAAAGGCATGATGATCAATCTCATCACGCAGGAGCAGGAGAACGATCAGTTATTAGACGGTGGCGAACTTGGGCCTGAGCGAAAATTGTATTACCGCGAATTAATCGCTCGCTTTGCACATCACCGGGCGATCACGTGGGACCTCGGTGAGGAAATTACGAATACTGAAGAGCAAACAATCGCGTTTGCCGATTACTTTTCGAAGCTCGATCCTTACGGGCATCTGATTTCGGTTCACACTTTCCCGAAAGATCAAGAGAAGCGTTATCCGCCGCTGCTCGGCGACAAATCGAAAGTGACTGCGACCGCCATCCAAACCAGCGGCGGAAAATCCCAGGTCGCACAGA contains:
- a CDS encoding Uma2 family endonuclease codes for the protein MSSVHSTDHAASPADAETARRLERVSFPLKSGDHLTQEEFHRRYEETPPGFRAELIGGIVYVSSPVSANHGKPDNTISTWLGVFAARTAGVDAYTNTTVILLHDGEPQPDGCLVVEGGGAELVEQKTRHGRNKLYLKGAPELVVEVAISSADIDSFEKKDDYEKAGVKEYVLVLLEEHEVRWWRNSLDEEQEERSFSEIEPDGVGIYHSIQFPGLWLNSKAFLDGDAAGVLATLEQGLKARND
- a CDS encoding DUF5060 domain-containing protein translates to MTLALTVALLATVSAAEVDGEAVQWEETVLTFSGPRCAEGGTPSPFTDVRATVTFSHEESGKLLSVPAYFAADGNAAQSGATEGSKWRAHFRPHLSGRWTYRIDIRVGKGVAISDKQMPGEAFGEGDDGASGKIDIEGAVFTQPVPGPMIAPRYVDERYLKDVATGQYWLKLGAGSPENFLAYADFDGTRSVKGEVRSRKNDHKRTVGFLHRYEPHIKDWNDGDLVWHTSKGKGIIGAINYLSSRGVNSIYMLTMNVIGDGQDVWPWTGPEERDRYDVSKLAQWEIVFDHMDRKGMMINLITQEQENDQLLDGGELGPERKLYYRELIARFAHHRAITWDLGEEITNTEEQTIAFADYFSKLDPYGHLISVHTFPKDQEKRYPPLLGDKSKVTATAIQTSGGKSQVAQSVQRWVKESAAAGKPWVVMVDEPGTAGEGAKPDADAPNRDFDRRYHLWPALMSGGGGIDWYFGYKFPHHDLNLEDFRSRDELWRQSKVAIDFFHENLPFARMESADDLLKTDSKYVHCLAETDEIYCVFAPKGAEFSLKLGHGRYQAHEFDPIKGGPLRPLYKAEVDGNDFTRPPKGAANRDRVVLYQRVRRDG